gagcggttaggatctggaatgcactgtctgagagtgtggtggagacagggtcaatcgagcagttaggatctggaatgcactgtctgagagtgtggtggagacagggtcaatcgagcggttaggatctggaatgcactgtctgagagtgtggtggagacagattaaaATGAGGCTtccaaagaaaattggataattatctgaaaaaaaacctttcagggctatagggaaacataGGCATGtgggacttggtgagttgcttttgcagagagccagcatggacaatatgggctgaatggcctacctctgtgCTGTAGGTCCAATGACTCTACTTCAACCTTACAATGGAGGGAACCATTTGGACCATCACCTCGAGGTTCTATTGTTAGACACCAAACATATAAGGCCAAatcagtggtgtagtggtaatatcactggactaataatccagagacccaggcttaTCACCTGGaagcaagggttcaaatccccccatagcagctggtggaatttaagttcaattaataacctGGAGCAGGGAAAAAAATAAGTtagtagtctcagtaatggtgaccatgaaaacatggtagattgttataaaaacccatctggttcattaatgtcctttaggaaaggaaatctggcctCCATGAGACTCAGATCCATTCCTTACCAGCAACACACACaacccatgaaataattttttttaaattcagcccataaacCATGTCCTCATTGTGTTTCATTTTTCTTTActgattttttatttaatttccctctttccctttcctttcaGATAACAGCTATACATGGTGCTGCCATTCACCCCTCCTCTGGCCACACCTTTTGTTCCTTCACTTGTTCCGTTACCACTTCCTTTGCACCGTGAAACCTTTAATTTAACCTCTCCTGCCCTCCGCTCTATCACAGAGCTTACCTTTTTTATTCCCTTCCTCTCCCCAGCCTTTGTAAATGTTTAAAACCTATTTGTATTTCTAATCTAatacaaaatttttaaaatatgacactgagcaggaaaacaggaagtgctggcaATAATCAGTAGGTTGGGCAGCACATAATGGAGAGAAAGAGCTAAATGGTTCAAGCCAATGACCCATCACTAGACTTCcaacatctgctgtattttgtttttgttattagTTCTTCAATGTTATATCTCCAGCTtttcccagttttgatgaaagattATGTCCTGATTATACCAAGCTAGTTGGGAAAGTAAGCCATGcgggggacacagagaggctgcaaatagatataaacaggttaggtgggaaagtaagctgcctggaggacacagagaggctgcaaagagatataaacagtttaagtgggaaagtaagttgtgtggaggacacagagaggctgcaaagagatataaacaggttaagtgggaaagtaagttgtgtggaggacacagagaggctgcaaagagatataaacaggttaagtgggaaagtaagttgtgtggaggacacagagaggctgcaaagagatataaacagtttaagtgggaaagtaagttgtgtggaggacacagagaggctgcaaagagatataaacaggtttagtgggaaagtaagttgtgtggaggacacagagaggctgtaaagagatataaacaggttaggcgagtgggcaacaagatggaagGTGGAAtctaatgtagggaagtgtgaagttattaatTTTGGTTGTAAAGATagaaaaaaagcagaatattcttTTAAAAGATGAGAGAATTtgcaagtgttgatgttcaaagggacttgggtgtgcttgtacaagttagcatgcaggtgcagcaagcaattaggaacacAGGTGgcgtgttggcctttattgcaaggggatggagtacaagaataaagaagttttgCTCCAGGGTTTtggggagaccacatctggagtactttctgcagttttggtctccacatttaaggaaggatagacTTGCACTGGGGGCGGGacagtgaagattcactagattggcccctgggatgaggggcctGTCCCGATGATgaggggctgagtaaattgggtttataatctctggagtttagaagaatgagagacgatctcattgaaacccacaagattctgaaggggtttgacggggtggacgctgagagattgtttcccctggtctgagaatctaaaacacggggggggtgggggtggggctcagtctcaggataaggggccgatcatttagggctgagatggggagaaattactGCACTCAAaagggtttgtgaatctttggaattctccaccccagagggttgtggatttcCCATCGCTGGATACATTTAAGGCCGGGGATGGGCAGATGTTCGGTCTGTCAGGGAGTGAAGGAACATGGGGAGTGGAAACCCAAGACCAGCCATGAGGGTGCAGCAgggctggaggggccgaatggtctctctctccgcagaggctgctgaatatttgcagcattttgggGTTTTATTTCCCCCtcaggaccccccacccccccccacccccaccccatgatTTTAGCTGATTTTTTATGGCCATGTGAGTGGCTCTGAAAAGAGCCTTTGGTGTTTCAGATCTTTCTCCGCTCCTCGTGCCTCTACCTCCTCTTCCCCGCCGCCCGCTTACGCCCCACAGGCCTGCACGTTGCCGGCCGCTTAGCAGCTTTTCTCGGCCTGGCCGCCGTCCCCTTTCGGGGGCCCTTGGCCGCCGCTTTCTTGGCCCGTTTGGCCGCCGCTCTCTTCGGGGCCGCTCTCTTGGCCGTCGGCGCTTTCCTCTTGGCCCCTCCTTTGGTGCCGTCCTCGGCCTCTCCTTCCTCCggtcccccttcctcctcctcctcctccttctcctgctgctgctccgggTGGAGGGAGGCCGAGGAGGTGCCGGCCCCGCTCTCGGCCGGGGATCCCTTGTTGGCCACGGTGCTGAGCGGCGGGTTGGGCCGGGCGCCGCCGCCGCCCTTCTCCAGCTCGTAGCCGGAGGCCGAGATGGTTTTCTTCAGGGGGCCCAGCTTGGCCGCCTGGCGCTCCTTGGTGGCGGCCACCGCCTCCAGGATCTGCTCGGCCACCGCCGCGCCGCCGCTTTTCTGCGGCCGGTAGGCGGCCTTCTTCTTGGCGGCTGGGGCGGCGGCGGCGCAATCGGGAGGAGCAGGTACGGGGACATCGGTTTTGGCGGGGACGCTCTCGGCCATCGGACTGATCCCAATGAGTCCGCAGCCGTCGCGCTTCGACATGTGGCCGGATGGCGCCGCCGATATTTTATATAAGGCGGGAAAGCGGACGGGATGGAGGCAAACCGCCCCTAGGCCCCGCCCCTTCCGCTCGGCCGACACCAAGGGCCCCTCACGACGAGGGGTCCACCGCCGCTAGGCCCCCGCCCCCTGGACCAGACCCCGCCCTGGGGACTGGGCCCCGCCCCTTCCACTTTGGCACGCAGTCGCTACGCTGACtccaaacaccccctccccccccccccctcagtcGGCATCGCCctcgggccaagtgctggaaaatacaTAGGTGgccggcacggacacgatgggccgaagggcgaGGACGCCGCGACGAGCCCCGTCCCCTGTCCGCTAGGGCATTGGATTACCCACGTCCGTTATCTCCCCGTCCCACCCGGCTTGGCCTGACCTAGGCTCCGCCCCCTGCCCTCTGGACTAGGCCCCGCCTACTGCCGCTCGGCCCGGCCCTCGACGCCACGCTCCGCCCACTGCCTCCAGGCCACGTGCCTGCTCTACGCCCCGCCCCTCCCCTGTCCCCAGACCCCGCCCCTGATGCTAGTTCCCGCCAACCTGCCCTCGCTGCTGCAGGTTACAGATCCACATACACCTTGACCtgaacaggaagagagagacagttaaTTCACCAGCACCCATTGCTGGAGAAAgacttgtttaaaaaaataacatttttc
The nucleotide sequence above comes from Carcharodon carcharias isolate sCarCar2 chromosome 19, sCarCar2.pri, whole genome shotgun sequence. Encoded proteins:
- the LOC121291349 gene encoding histone H1-like; protein product: MSKRDGCGLIGISPMAESVPAKTDVPVPAPPDCAAAAPAAKKKAAYRPQKSGGAAVAEQILEAVAATKERQAAKLGPLKKTISASGYELEKGGGGARPNPPLSTVANKGSPAESGAGTSSASLHPEQQQEKEEEEEEGGPEEGEAEDGTKGGAKRKAPTAKRAAPKRAAAKRAKKAAAKGPRKGTAARPRKAAKRPATCRPVGRKRAAGKRR